Proteins encoded by one window of Gemmatimonas sp. UBA7669:
- the queC gene encoding 7-cyano-7-deazaguanine synthase QueC codes for MSTLRSSPPDQPAGGSPNDGPPAVVLLSGGLDSATALAVARREGYTPYAMTFRYGQRHLVEIDAARRVAAAQGVARHVVVDIDLRLWGGSALTADVEVPKDRDVSPSAQEASDAIPVTYVPARNTIFLSFALAWAEVLGADAIFIGVNALDYSGYPDCRPEYVAAFETMANLATAAGVQGGQRLRIHAPLQHLTKAQIVALGRELGVDYSLTTSCYDPAPNGTACGHCDACQLRLRGFAEAGSADPIAYADR; via the coding sequence ATGTCCACGCTCCGCTCTTCGCCTCCCGACCAGCCAGCTGGCGGTTCGCCCAATGACGGCCCGCCGGCCGTGGTGCTCCTGTCGGGCGGCCTCGATTCGGCCACCGCGCTCGCCGTGGCGCGCCGTGAGGGCTACACGCCCTACGCCATGACCTTCCGCTATGGCCAGCGCCATCTGGTTGAAATCGACGCCGCGCGCCGCGTGGCCGCCGCCCAGGGCGTGGCCCGGCACGTCGTGGTGGACATCGATCTCCGCCTCTGGGGCGGCTCGGCCCTCACGGCCGACGTGGAGGTGCCCAAGGATCGGGACGTGTCACCGTCCGCTCAGGAGGCCAGTGACGCCATTCCGGTCACCTATGTGCCGGCCCGCAATACAATCTTTCTGTCCTTCGCCCTCGCCTGGGCGGAGGTGCTGGGGGCGGACGCCATCTTCATCGGGGTGAACGCGCTGGACTATTCCGGCTACCCGGATTGCCGGCCGGAGTACGTGGCCGCGTTCGAGACCATGGCCAATCTGGCCACCGCCGCCGGCGTGCAGGGCGGACAGCGTCTGCGCATCCATGCGCCGCTGCAGCACCTCACCAAGGCGCAGATTGTGGCCCTGGGCCGCGAGCTGGGTGTGGACTACAGCCTCACCACCAGCTGCTATGACCCCGCGCCGAATGGCACGGCCTGCGGCCACTGCGACGCCTGCCAGCTGCGTCTGCGCGGCTTCGCCGAGGCGGGGTCGGCCGACCCCATCGCCTACGCCGACCGCTGA
- a CDS encoding TerC family protein, producing the protein MFDWLSDPQAWISLLTLSVLEIVLGIDNIIFISILAGKLPPAEQPRARSLGLAGAFVSRILLLLSITWVMQLTRPLFGLLGREFSGRDLILLLGGLFLIGKATLEIHHKLEGPDEHTEQAAKARNTLWATVAQIMVLDIVFSLDSVITAVGMADEVSIMVLANVVALAVMLFAAGSISAFVDKHPTVKMLALAFLVLIGTNLVAEGLGQHIPKGYTYFAMAFSVAVEMLNIRVRRRA; encoded by the coding sequence ATGTTCGACTGGCTCAGCGACCCGCAGGCGTGGATTTCCCTGCTCACGCTGTCGGTGCTCGAGATCGTTCTCGGCATCGACAACATCATTTTCATCTCGATTCTGGCCGGCAAGCTGCCGCCGGCCGAGCAGCCGCGTGCGCGGTCGCTCGGGTTGGCCGGCGCGTTCGTCTCGCGCATTCTGCTGCTGTTGTCCATCACCTGGGTCATGCAGCTCACGCGTCCGCTGTTCGGGTTGTTGGGGCGCGAGTTTTCGGGGCGTGATCTCATCCTGCTGCTGGGCGGCCTGTTTCTGATCGGCAAGGCGACACTCGAGATTCATCACAAGCTCGAGGGGCCCGACGAGCACACCGAGCAGGCGGCCAAGGCGCGCAACACGCTCTGGGCCACCGTGGCACAGATCATGGTGCTGGACATCGTGTTTTCGCTGGACTCGGTGATCACGGCCGTTGGCATGGCCGACGAGGTGAGCATCATGGTGCTGGCCAATGTGGTGGCGCTGGCCGTGATGCTGTTTGCCGCGGGCTCCATCAGCGCCTTCGTGGACAAGCACCCCACGGTGAAGATGCTCGCGCTGGCCTTCCTCGTGCTCATTGGCACGAACCTCGTCGCGGAAGGCCTGGGACAGCACATTCCCAAGGGCTACACCTATTTCGCGATGGCGTTTTCGGTGGCGGTGGAGATGCTCAACATCCGCGTGCGGCGCCGGGCCTGA
- the queE gene encoding 7-carboxy-7-deazaguanine synthase, with amino-acid sequence MAYTVKECFYTLQGEGVNAGRAAVFCRFAGCNLWTGREADRASAVCTFCDTDFVGVGPDGGKFATAEALAAFVKSRWPADAPADVRPFVVCTGGEPLLQLDAAAVDALHAAGFEVAVETNGTQPAPPGLDWICVSPKADAPLVLTSGHELKLVYPQDKAPPERFTGLDFQHFLLQPMDGPEQAANTRAALAYCLAHPRWRLSVQTHKTLGIR; translated from the coding sequence ATGGCATACACGGTCAAGGAGTGCTTCTACACGCTGCAGGGCGAGGGCGTGAACGCTGGCCGGGCGGCGGTGTTCTGTCGCTTCGCCGGCTGCAATCTGTGGACGGGACGTGAGGCCGACCGCGCGTCGGCCGTCTGCACGTTCTGCGACACCGATTTTGTGGGTGTCGGGCCTGACGGCGGCAAGTTTGCCACCGCCGAGGCGCTGGCGGCCTTCGTGAAGTCCCGCTGGCCGGCTGACGCGCCGGCCGACGTGCGCCCCTTCGTGGTGTGCACCGGTGGCGAGCCCCTGCTTCAGCTGGATGCGGCGGCGGTGGACGCCTTGCACGCGGCCGGCTTCGAGGTGGCGGTGGAAACCAACGGTACACAGCCCGCCCCGCCCGGCCTCGACTGGATCTGCGTGAGCCCCAAGGCCGACGCGCCGCTGGTGCTGACCTCGGGCCATGAGCTCAAGTTGGTCTATCCGCAGGACAAGGCGCCGCCGGAGCGCTTCACCGGTCTCGACTTCCAGCACTTCCTGCTCCAGCCCATGGACGGCCCCGAGCAGGCGGCCAACACCAGAGCGGCGCTGGCCTACTGCCTGGCGCATCCACGCTGGCGCCTCTCGGTCCAGACCCACAAGACCCTCGGCATTCGCTGA
- a CDS encoding outer membrane beta-barrel protein, with amino-acid sequence MTSVFVTSRRLLATLVLSVTVAGEAVAQSSGNSGPAAVGATLTPYAGYLITGNWYDGPVGTSISTTNAPTVGVQGSIPLARGLSLVGNLAYASGDLRIGLPLLGGVNVGSATTWMYDVGLELGGLGGTTRGFAPFIQGGIGGMTNDISVSVLDTRSTSVAYTLGGGLDVGITPGITLRLQAKDYISRFNSEDAVGFRAEGNLAHNLALTAGIRFVF; translated from the coding sequence ATGACGTCTGTCTTCGTCACATCCCGTCGCCTGCTGGCGACGCTCGTATTGTCCGTCACCGTGGCCGGCGAGGCCGTGGCCCAGTCGTCCGGCAACAGCGGCCCGGCCGCCGTGGGCGCAACTCTCACGCCCTATGCGGGGTACCTGATCACCGGCAACTGGTACGACGGTCCGGTGGGAACGAGCATCAGCACCACCAACGCGCCCACGGTGGGCGTGCAGGGCAGCATTCCGCTGGCCCGTGGTCTGTCCCTGGTGGGCAACCTCGCCTATGCCTCGGGCGACCTGCGCATCGGGTTGCCCCTGCTGGGCGGTGTCAACGTGGGCAGTGCCACGACCTGGATGTACGACGTGGGGCTCGAGCTCGGTGGCCTGGGGGGCACCACGCGTGGTTTTGCGCCGTTCATCCAGGGTGGCATTGGCGGCATGACCAACGACATCAGCGTGAGTGTGCTCGACACCCGCTCCACCAGCGTGGCCTATACGCTGGGTGGCGGCTTGGATGTGGGTATCACGCCGGGTATCACGCTGCGTCTGCAGGCCAAGGATTACATCAGCCGTTTCAACTCCGAGGATGCCGTGGGTTTCCGGGCCGAAGGCAACCTCGCGCACAACCTCGCGCTTACGGCGGGCATTCGCTTCGTATTCTGA